The region GAATGCCACTGGACGTCCCATTGCCTACTCCTGCAGTTGGCCAGCTTACGAGGGTGGACTCCCTCCCAAAGTAAGTCACACTGATCTGAAAACAGCCATCCTCTCCATTCCCGCCCCTGTATCATAGCCCTGTGTGTGATTGGCAGCTCTGCACGGAGATATGTGAAGTTATTAAGGCGGGATTTGGCTGGTTTGCTGTCATGCATTGGGATGTGATTGGTTCAAAACATATAGTTCAAGGTctacaataaataattatataaataattttgcCTCCCTATTTTATTAATGCTCATTGACCTTTGAATTGAATAAaccattcaataaaataaaataattgtgatCATGAAATGTGTTCGCAGGCTGACTCTAtttctctgcatgtctgtcatGTATATTCCAGGTGAACTACAAACAGTTGGGAGAGATCTGTAACTTGTGGCGTAACTATGACGATATTCAAGATTCATGGGATAGTCTGCTCGGTATTGTGGACTGGTTCTCAACCAATCAGGATGTGCTGCAGCCTGCTGCTGGCCCTGGGCAATGGAATGACCCGGACATGGTATGCCATTCTGTCTACATTCTGTCATatgtttctgtttacattccGTCTACATTCTGTCATACATTCTGTCTACATTCTGTCATAAATTCTGTCTACATTCTGTCTACATTCTGTCTACATTCTGTCATAAATTCTGTCATAAATTCTGTCTACATTCTGTCATGTTTCTGTCTACATTCTGTCATGCATTTCCGTCTACATTGTCATAAATTCTGTCTACATTCTGTCATACACTCTGtctacgttacattacattacattactggcatttagcagacgctcttatccagagcgacgtacagttgactagactaagcaggagacaatcctcccctggagcaatgcagggttaagggccttgctcaagggcccaacggctgtgcggatcttattgtggctacactgggattagaaccaccgaccttgcgtgtcccagtcatttaccttaaccactacactacaggccgccctttctGTCATACACTCTGTCTACATTCTGTCTTTATgcctgccctggtgtaaaatccagcaatgaccatcttgaaactaccagctgtttcaaaacaaagcttgggcaggtcaaaccatattgagtagggagttggtctgaactggtcatccagctaaACCATTTCAAACTgggggctggtctgaactggtcaaccagctaccagctgtttcaaaacctagcttaagctgtttttttcagcagggtagccCTCCTGTCCTTTCCATATTTTTTCTATTCATTTGTCTGTGCTCCCCATGACTCCTGTTAATTTTATTGTCTAACACTCTGAGTCAATGTGTGTATACgtatacgtgtgagtgtgtgtgcctgtgtgtcaggctgtcatgtgtgtctatgtgtgtgagttgtgtacAGCAGCTATGTGTATTTGCGAGTGTactgcacgtgtgtgagtgtctggCTTTTCTGTGCATCCTgtggtttgtgcatgtgtgctgttagtgtgttagtatgtgagtaggttgtttttttttcctccgtaGTTGATTATTGGAAACTTTGGTCTCAGTCTGGACCAGTCACGTTCTCAGATGGCTCTCTGGGCAATCATGGCAGCACCTCTTTTCATGTCAAATGATCTTCGAACCCTGAAAAATGACGCCCGGGCCATTCTACAGAACGAAGTCCTCATTGACATCAACCAAGACCCCTTGGGTATCCAAGGGAAATGCCTGCTGAAGGTACTTTCCATTTATCAAACTGTATACTGCACTGGGAGATAAATCAAAAGGCAGTTATCTAATCAGTTATTTAAGCCCTGACTACATCATCTGGATACATACGGGAATAGATAAATTGGCAGACTATTGCCCCAAGCAGTTTTATATTCTTATacgataagaaaaaaaaaactgtgtaaCTGGGCCAAATTATGTAATATTTGAAAAACTGCCAGTAAATGTAACCATAAGAATGATCATACGTGCTTGATAAAATATAATCGACATCCAATGACGAAGACATACTTGAAATACTTAGCAaatctctcttccccccccttccccgtcTCTCAGGAGAAAACTGGCATTGAGGTGTTCTGGAGGCCTCTCTCTGACTCAGCCAGTGCGCTGGTGTTCTTCAGCCGTCGAACTGACATGCCCTATCCCTACCAGAATGTTCTCAGCAAGCTGGGATATGAAGACGGCAACTATAAGGTTTCCCCAAACGCActcatttctctttctttctattagtatttttctattatttacCTGCTTACAGATGCTCCGTATCCAGTGCAACTTACACAATGTCAATTTTTAGttactggagcaattcaggtcaattaccttgctcaagggtatgaTGTCATTAGCCCCACTTCAGATATCAATTTGCAACCTTTTGAGTTACAAGCCCTGTTCCCATGTGCTTTATAATAttcaattattcattttattcatgaaatattcttgttgaaaacattttgaccTGTAAAAAGGCATGTGAGAAACAGCGGTGAATGAAAAAGAGAATGTGAAAAGAAGGAGGTAAATAGAGAGATGGGTTCCTCTGCTGTCAAGCTGAAATGTATGTTTGGAGCTGTATTTGACAGAATGTGTGGAAGCAGAGATTCTGGTGGAGAATGAGATGGAGGTTCAGACAGGTGTGTAGGCAGTAACAGGCTATTTTTGTCCATAGTTATCATGACGGCTTTAAAACCGGGTTATGCTGCTGTGTTAATCAcactgtcggccattttgtgtaccTAAAATGCATACTTTGGCAGAGCATTCGCTCAGACTGTAGGAGTAACCAAAGGCCCGCACAGAGGAGAATTACAGGGTGATATATTGGTGGGAGCAGAGCAGGTGGATAGTCTCGGTGAAACTGAAATTGACCTGCTGTATAACTCATAGTCTGTCTGTTTGCTCTTGAGCTGAGCTTCTCTTGTGGTGAGTGACCTAACAAGGGTATAATGGGAGCCTGGATATAGCAGTGCAGTACATTGAGATATATGGAGGATGCTGAGAGATGGGGGCATGAGTAGAAAGTTTTAATTACAGCACATGGATTTAACATTTTCACTGCTGAGTTAGGCACTGGATATAACTTTATTCCAGATGTCTGATTTTAAAGCCATAAGTCCTTTATCATTTGATCTTAGTGCTTTTCTTCCAGTTTATTTTCATGATGCATTTTGAGAACTGTTTTTATATTCTCTGGAAAAATTGGATACCATTCTTTCTCAAAtttgatctctctctccccctctttctctctctccctctccctctccctctctctctttatctctctctatctctcccagGTGTATGACGTGTTCAGTGGGAAGACTATGCCTGCACTGACCCATGACACATATTTCACAGTCTCCATCAACCCTTCCGGTGTGGTCATGTGGTTGCTGTCTCCCATAAGGCACCGGGGCCAGGCACAGGAAAGTGAGAATCTGAGTTGGTTGGACAACCACATTGAGTAGAGTGCCAGCCCTGTTCCGATCAGTATTTCAGGGCAAAGACCAATCTTTGCCCCCTTCTGCCCTCGGGGACATGTACAGCGAGTCTCTAGttttaatctcaagaaccatatattttactgtgtttttactGTGCTGAAACCTGCACTACGGCCagtcaatgaaaataaaagaatattttttacaaatattttcagcaTGCAACAGGTTCTTGTCATCCAAGAAACTTTATGtcacaaatgtataaatacttTTCAGCTAGGTCCCAGGAGGTTATTTTTAGTGCacattgtaaataaatgtgtgaaactTTACCGcccagagatcagtgcctttaGTGTGTTTTTATGAACAAGGAGAGTCTTTTACTGCTGTTATTACATTCCGCGTGCTCCAACGTGGCTCATCCTAACCTTACGTCATGACCACTGGAAGAGGGAAGGCCGATTTAACTAGGTGAGAGGACACAGATACAGTCTGTATCGGTCAGAAAGGGTAACCCAGCTACAATCTAAACAGATGGTAACAAAGGTACAGTCTCAATAGGTGAGTGAGTTCATACTGCTGATCGTATAATCATCTAACCTATTAGGTGGGTATGGATTATAACAGCATGATATAATATGATGATCTACAAGCAAGACTTTGTATTTTATAAACGTACATTTACAATTTATGCACttggaaaaaaaaggttatttccTGAAATACTCAGATGTCATGTGATCCATCTAGCAGATGTCTGGCAGTGCAGATGGCATTCGCTTTCACGTCGTTATCGTTTCTCACTGTTTGTCCTCATACTCTGAGGCAGCAGACGCATGCTATAAAAAGAAGTGTGCGTTACCTCCTTTTGCCACCAGATGGCAGGACAGACCAAAGTCACTGTCATTTCATTGGCAGTCATTTCATTGGACCTGATCTCCCAATGACTgggtattttttcttttttatatatatctatatacagtacagtatatgtgtataGTTACAAATCATCAGCTGCAACagcttcattttcaaaattgaTATCTGCAACAGGATGAAACAACAGACATAGTCAATTTCCAGTCAAAAGGATGATATTTTAAAGCAGCTTTAAGTCTGAAATGTAAAATCAGAGGCaactgaaaatgcaaatgagcAGAAGGCTCAGCATGTAGTGTACTGTTCCAACTGCTAATGCCAAGCGGTAGAATTAATATACACCCACGCCTAGGGTatcttcattctttttttcaatgGGACAAAGCAGCTAATTTCAGAAAGGAGATTTAATTTGGGAAAGTGTAGCAGATTTCAGTGAGAGACACAGCAGAGCTTTCATAGCTATGGTGGTCAGCGCACAGAACCACTCCTCTgtcacaagtgtgtgtgtgtgtgtgtgtgtgtgtacacaagttcacacgtgtgtgtgtgtgcacacaagttcacaggtgtgtgtgtgtgtgtgtgtgtgtgtgtgtgtgtgtgtgtgagctgggaaCGGACACGTCATAAGTGGCGTGGCAGTCTgatgcagtggatagcactatTGCATCATAGCAAGAATCCCGGTTAGAATCCGgactggggcctctctgtttgCTCTTCTGTGTGCACTTTgtcatgttctccccgtgcctgtgtgggtttcctacGGGTGCTCCGGTTTCCGCCCACaacccaaagacatgcaggttaggctactggGTGGGGtaattaacagggcgttgctgtaCATGaacatgtgtgctcagtcaacctgccttgtataaataaaggttaaattaaaaagggaaaaagtgcagacagacacagggaggcagCCTGCAGCTCTACACGCCCTCTCTGTGTACGTGGGAAGTGGGAGCGGAGGAACCCACTGATTCCATTCCAAGCATTCTCGACATCCTCTGcagcgtgtgtatgcatgcgtgtgcacgtgtgtgtctgcgttttcGTGAGAGGCTTAAGTGTGCGGAAGACGGCATATGATGACTAGATTTCCTCCTCCGACtgtctgtgttttatttcagacTTAGAGGCAGCAGATGCCATTCCTTAAAGCCGCAATACTGATGGAACATAGCAACTGCTCGGGAAAACTCAGCCACCCTTTTTCTGTTGGCTAGATTTCTAGAATATTCTGCCCCAGTCTGGCACCACAAAGCATTTTAATGAGCCTGTTCTACCTACAACAGCAGCTTTTCATCCATTGCATTAAATTAACCCTTCTTTATCTATGTTTAATTGTgcattaatataataaatatatgatatatcACATGAAATATGCATTGCACACCAAAATGCTTTTATTGCGTATCATATCATACTGTATCGTTATTGCAGGGAATGCAATGCAAATCTCTGTAATGATCCAGAGACAGCTTCAGCTAATAGGGAGCAAATTAGTGGTGGAGAAAAATGATCTGAACACGTTCTGAACATTgttgtcatcatcatcgtcatcattgTTGACTGTCTGCTTGAGAAGAAACAATTCTTCATCAGAtcaaaatgtctcaaaatatgCTGTAGCAGACTGGCCAGTAGTGTtgcagcatccatccatccatccatccattatctgaacccgcttatcctgaacaggatcgcagggggcctgcatacattgggcaggaatacaccctggacaggtcagcagtccatcgcagggcacacacaccattcgctcacacactcatacctatgggcaatttagactctccaatcagcctaacctgcatgtctttggactgtgggaggaaaccggagtacccggagaaaacccacgcaaacacgggggagaacatgcaaactccatacagagaggccctccttgttgtgaggcggcagtgctacccactgcaccatccatgccacctaGTGTTGCAGCAATcaaaattaaatcagtaaatcatTCTTTGAGCTCCAAAGAGATTAGTCTTAGAACCCAGAAAGggtccctctagtggcaggttTGGGCCACAGCCATGGCAATGTTTTTGGTCAACAGTGGTGGGGCACACCAGGGGTAGGCTAGGTTTAAGTTGACCAGGATTCTTTGCTGCCtgctatattatatattattttttgagCAAACACTCATGTGTTGTCAGTTGACGTCATTGAGGCCTACACCTCTATTCAAATAGGTGATAGCTATATGTTGCAAAATAGCCACTGACTTGTAGGAGAGTGAATCTGATGAGGCTACAACAAATCCTAATTtggatgaaaaagaaaaatgatggtCCAAAAATTTTCCAAGCAATGCCAAATAATTATAATCTGACCAAATTCCTGCAGTCCAAATGTCAAGCAAATTTGTTACAATGGTATTGAAAAAAGCATTCTGAAATTAATCCGCAGCTTGGAAACATATTTCTGGGTTCCCTTTTTAAGTATCTTACAAATAGGATTTTAGGGTTTGCCAAAATATTTGCCTTCTTATTTTAATGGGAAGGAGTGTGCAAGATATTAGATTTTTTATCATCACATGCTCTAAGGTAGTCTCTAAACAATAGTCCTGTTTCTGTCTATGTATATGTGTAACCAATTACCATGTGACTGTTTAATTTGAGTAATACTCTAAAGAGTCTAAAGTCAATTAATAAAGGAGTTATGCAactattttattaataaaatgctATGAAAGCACCATGGAATATCTAAGAGAGTAagaggtttattattattaagtataaTGGCAAATAGATGGCACAATAAAATGAGAAACCAATTAAACAGTTGACCCACCGCCAAAGGTAATGTCACACTAATGGGTTACAGGGTTTACTGAAGTAGAAAATTACCACCTGAAATGAATTGCTTTCCCTAGAGGTCAGATTTAATATCATGCTACATATGTCATAATTAGGGCCAACAGTCTCTGCTTGTTTTCTCTCATGTACTTCAGTCCTCTACCAACAAGAGGTTGATGGCCTTTTTTTCAAGCCTTGCGTCAAACAATTATCCTGTTTGCACCACACCTAATATCTACCTTGATAACATAATTAGCATGATGTTCCACAACAATAGTTACCATCAACACGTTAAATTCAGCCCATTTTTTTTAGGCCTGTAGACATATAGCAGCAGTATTTTGTTGTGCAGGGATGTTTTTAAAGCAGTGTAGCTGTTCTCATTATTAAGAATGACAGCGGTAACAGTGGGCTCCATTATTTtggggacaaagacatattgaTTCatgatttggctctgtgctgCACAATCTCAGATCTTGATTCTTGATTCTGCTTTTTGGTTGCCGTTGTAGTTTGTTATTCccatttgtcaatatgaggaccagagttagcCACAAATCTTTTGCTATAATTAAACCCAATACACCTGTCtgaggcagcacggatggtgcagtgggtagcactgccgactcacagcaaggaggtcctgggttcgaatccccgtcggccggggcctctctgtgtggagtttgcatgttctccctgtgtctgcgtgggtttcctctgggtactccggtttcctcccacagtccaaagacatgcaggataggctgattggagagtctaaattgcccataggtatgagtgtgtgagtgaatggtgtgtgtgccctgcgatggactggcaacctgtccagggtgtatttctgcctttcgcccaatgtatgctgggataggctccagcccccctgcgaccctgttcaggataagcgggttaagataatggatggatggatggatggatggacaccTGTCTGATAGATCTGAAACACTTTTCAGGAGACAGGCATGGATATGTCAGTGACAACTCTCCATAGAAAACATCATAAACATATTTACTGAGGCtatactgcaagatgcaaaccactagttatctgcaaaaacaggatgccAGTTTTTTAGTACTTAAATGAGCCTGCAGTTTAACAATACGAAAAAGGTATTGTGTACAGAGGAGACCatgattgacttgtatcagagtgatggcaagtgtggaggctaaaaagAAAGGAATTGGCCAAGAACCAAATACCTCCCACCCCCCATCTCTGAAACATGGTGGTCggggtgttatggtttgggcatgtatggctgccgcAGCTACTGGCTCCTCACTGATGATGTAattgctgatagcagcagcagaattcatTCTAAAGTACAGAAGCCTCTTATCTCTCAAGTTCACATGTCCTGGATTGTAACACATAACATGCTAAACGTAATTCTCTGGAATCACAGCTATGCTGTTGTTGTCTTTTTGATCTTATGCAAAGCAATGATCTGTGGCGTCTGTTGAGGCTGTCGAACAGATGGAACTGTCCCAGTGTTTAACACAAGCTTGTTTAAATTGGTTATTTTTTACGAAATAAGAACACATCTGTTGAATCCTGAATGACACACAGCTGTTGCTCAAGACTCGCTGTTCCCTTGCCGACAGACGATTACACCCACAGTGTTGATCTCGGGCTTAATTgatgtttatctttttttagaTGTTGATCTATTGTTATGTTCTTTGTGGGGATTTATTGTTAAACTGCTGGATGTGCATCGTAAATAAAATCCATCCAAAAGTTTATCACGTATACTGTTGCACTCGTGCATTCATAATGCTTTTCCtaatgtgtgtatttgatgTTCCATCCATGCTCAACTTCTTTCCTTTCAGTATTTCCTTATTAAGCCAACTTATTACAGTTCAACACTCATTTATTATTCACATGACTGTACCATTCGAGTGCCTACAGGTACCCCTGGAGGATAACAGTTCAAAAGAAAGTTCAAATCCTTGCAGGTCGTGTGATAGAGACAAATTTGAAGCCACAATCATAATTATGTTACTGAATATTATTGGATTATTGCAGTCATTATCACTCTGAGTAATCTACAGGAAGAAGATTGCACTACAGTCTATTACTGTAAAGGGTTGGGCCTGCCTGCATTTTAGTCTTGATGACAGAATATGAAAGCCTCACCATTTGAAAGGACTACCGAGAATGTAAGATAATCACATCTAGGGCATTTTGAGCATGATTCATGAGTATAATGTGCTTTTTGTTTAGTTGAGATTCAGTGTCAAAGCATATCATCTAAACAGAGCTTTTGTACAAATAGAAGGATTttaacaaagaataaaaaaaagacaggaCACAAAATCGGAACACAATGATAAAAGCCAGACAATGCTATTAAATGAATTtagattttgtgtttgtgtggaatatTTAGTAAACCCAATAAGGAGCAGACTCAATAGTTTGAACCGTTTGGGTGGTGTGCAAGGCCTTACTGCAAGGCTGCAGCAAAGCAGACTTTGATCCTGCGTCAGGTATTCTGCACCTCTCTGACTGTCAAAGGCTGCTTtgggaacaggagagagaagtgACGTAGCAAAAACAGGCTAGTGTCGAGCCGTGTCCCTGACTGTCCTCACGtagccctcccccctcccttcctcttttTCCATCCCTCTGTCCCCTCCTCTAACTGACTCAGGagagaaatgtttcattttctgtGCTCTCATTCGCTCATTTGTTTTACTCCGGTGAGAAGCAGGTGGAAAGCAGGTCACCTTGTTTAAACAGTAAAGGTGCATTCATACTCAATTCCTGGAACGACTGCTCCTTTGGCCAGTCTGCACGACTGCACGTACAGGAATAAAGTGAGCACATTTTGAGAGTGAAGTCATCCTTTGAAATAAACTGcatgaatgtttgtttgtgtgtgtgagggaatgtgtgtgtgtgtgtgtgtgtgtggaggattgGCCTTCAGAGCCACATGAACTGGCATCAACATCAGCAGCAGCCAGTGATGGTGACCCTAAACCCTGACCCTAAACGCTCTCTGAACTGCAGGTTATTTTGCGTGCGTGACTCCTTAGGGTTGGTTGATTTCTCTGGATTCACCACTGGGGGAAGTAGAGTACCTCAGGACTAAGATCATTAGTGAACTTGACATGAACCTTTTCACACACATGTAACCATATCCCCAAATGTTATGGAACCATATCCTCTTCAGGGGTCATGTGTGAATGAGTTGGTATACTGGAAAAGGTGCTCTCGCTATTTCCCACATCAAGACCTAGTAACATTACTGGAAATTGTTACTGATAACAAAACCATAGCATGAACAAATCAAGCATACACATTTCAGCTCGTTACACTCAGACATCTGTCCAGCTTCATTCTTACTACTTAAATAAGAAAGCAAGTGGGGTACACAGGCtacaccaaaaaaataatatgttactagcaaactagctacaCAGCAGACTCTGTCACCATCACACATCCATGGAATGTAGTTACAGTCAGGGCCATAAATATtaggacattgacacaattctcatctttttggctctatacaccaccacaatggatttgaaatgaaacaaacaagatatgctttaactgcagactttcagctttaatttgtgggtatGTGCCCCACatctctgctgaaaaaaacagctcaaactaggtcgctagaaacaactggtagctttTTGaccattcagaccagctcccagcttgacatggtctgaccagctcaagctaaattttgaaacagctggtagctggttgagcagctcatacccagctagaccatcttgacaactgagctggtcaagcatgattttacagcagggatgttACGTCAGTGTGCTGGGGACATATTGATAAAGTGTGTAGGGGGCATCATGATCCTGAAGTGTGTGGGAGACATCTCACTGAAGAGGAAAGGGGGCATCACACTAAAGTGTGTATGACACATCCTGCTGAAAAGGGAAGGGGCAAGTCAATAGAGTAGAGAGTAGAGGACATACATTATGCTGTAGGTCAATGGACATGAGCAGAAACTGGGTGCTAGGCTGTTGTAGGCTCCTGTCCCTGGAGGCCTGAGGGTTCCCATTTTGGCACTTGAGTCCCTCTGACAGTAACGCTGATATAAATCTAAACTCTGGAGTGGACTAATATGATGTACAGCAGGACAAATTATCCTGGTAAAACGCAGTCTTATATAATTCATTATGCGATACAATGGTTTCAAGCTGGCTTTGAAAGACAAGGGGAGACCTCACATTGGGGACACACATTGAGTTACAACAAAACTGAGCTACAGTGAACAGTAAACCCTAAAGGATCACACATTGTTCACACCAGCTCCTCTAATGTATGTGACCAAGCTGAAGGCCGCAGAATGCATGATCAATGTCATTGGACACATCCAAACCTATTTCATCACTAAATGCTTGTGGTTCTTTTTACTCGCGGTGATCTATTAAATATCTATAACTACCCACAAAGTTTGTTGcttataataaatacatttggtaATTATGATTGCcttaaaacataaatcatgatcaacacatacacatatacaaatatacactggcattgaagaaacattgttctttagttttggagaagtaagc is a window of Conger conger chromosome 1, fConCon1.1, whole genome shotgun sequence DNA encoding:
- the LOC133135397 gene encoding alpha-N-acetylgalactosaminidase-like, whose product is MDPSLAIFALALSSATLALDNGLMRTPPMGWLAWERFRCDIDCKHDPTNCISEWLFRDMADRLAEDGWRELGYVYINIDDCWSSKQRDKDGRLQPDPDRFPSGIPSLARYVHDRGLKLGIYGDLGTYTCGGYPGTTLDKVTIDAQTFADWGVDMLKLDGCYSNATVQEEGYPLMWKALNATGRPIAYSCSWPAYEGGLPPKVNYKQLGEICNLWRNYDDIQDSWDSLLGIVDWFSTNQDVLQPAAGPGQWNDPDMLIIGNFGLSLDQSRSQMALWAIMAAPLFMSNDLRTLKNDARAILQNEVLIDINQDPLGIQGKCLLKEKTGIEVFWRPLSDSASALVFFSRRTDMPYPYQNVLSKLGYEDGNYKVYDVFSGKTMPALTHDTYFTVSINPSGVVMWLLSPIRHRGQAQESENLSWLDNHIE